ACTCCAATTTGAAACCTTTCAATGGCTTTGCACTGTAAATAGCATGAAATCCAACTCCTCTATCTGGTGTAAAAAGCCCTTCATGACGTGGCCCTGCTAACCTCTCCAGTCTCAGTTCTTACCATTACCTTTCTTTGCTCTCTCCAGTCTGGCCACATTGAATTATTTTCAGTACCATGAATATGCAGGTTTGCTAGTCCTTAAAATAAGCTGgtggttcccaaacttggctATACTTTGGAATCAACTGAGCTTCTTTAGAAACTGCTGATGCCTGGCTCCTTCCCCTGACCATCTGTTAATTGGTATGGAGGTAAGATCTATGCACAGGAATTTTGAAAGCTCGTTGAATAATTTAATGTGCAGTGAGGTTTGAAAACCCGGGGAAAAGTTATTTGCTCTGCTAGGAACACTCTTCTTCACCCACTTCACCTGGAAAAACCCTAATCACCTTTCacacctcattttaaaaatcacttctttaATTCCCTACACAGAATGAGTTGCCCCATAACGAATCAGTGCCCTGCACACTGGGTTTCCACTAGCACGTCTTGTATCGTATTTCATTCCAACAGAGTGTACAACTGCCATCATCCCCTCTCAGACTATGCATTTAAGAGGTCAAGAACTCTGTTCAACTTGCTCACTGTGAAACCCCCCAGTTTCTAGCAAAGAGGCCAACATACATTATAAATATGATAAACATTTGATGAATGTGCTGAAtatagcaaaatttaaaaagatttgttagacataacaaaataaattcagagaatcaagaagagaaagaacttgTTGACAACGAACAAATCTGGCTATGGTTCAAGAGGGACTCACTTACTTACCTGTTTAATGACATAACGGACCTCTTCAGAATTGAGAACACTACTTTTAATATCACTTGGCTTGCAAGGAGTAATTCCCTTATAGACAAGAGGTGTGTAGCATTTCATTGCAAATTTCAAGTCACTGACATGCCTCCTCTCCTCTAAAATATCTTCAAACTCATCCCACTTTTTGAGCTCCTTCTGTGGATGAggcaaatgaaagaaaggaatgcacatattgtaaaataaattaagacAGATTAGGGACTACATTGGTAAGGTTTCATCTTTGCCAAAATTTTTATTCTATGACATATGAACAAGAGCAGAGTGTTCTAGTGTCAGATTTTCATatactaagaaaaagaaatgtgtgatAATTAGGATCAACAAACTGATATTGAATTATCATAATagtttattattatatttcttattGCTATCTTTGTAAAGCTAGTACCCCTTTGGGAAAGTTAACAAAGAGAGTAAAGATGAGATATTAAACTCTAGAGTAATCTGAACAATTTTACAAGATTTCATCAATCACATTGATAAACTTGTTCTGTCTGCCTCTTCTACttagctttaaaaattaaatcaaagcaTACATTACAAACTCAAAACTAtgtcaaattaaataaaactacCTGGGtgcaaacaaaaggaaaattcactCAAGAAAAAAGTGCTCCCATATAAATACCTATTGAGTGGTCTGTATCTGCTGTGATGACTTTTTTATCTCCATTCAACCCACTGCAATTCAGCTTGTATCCAACAAGCCGCAGAAACTGCTGTTTATCAGGCTACCAACGACTTCTGCATTGTTACTTCTTAAGagtttgtttttctgattataaaagacatggtagcaataataataataattatagctaaCAGGCATGGTTGTTTACTAAgcgtcaggcactattctaagaactttacataCATGCAGGAACAAGcctcacaacaaacctatgaAATAGCTGTCATCATTACTCCTGTTTTACAGTGGGGAAACCAAGGCATGGGGAAGCGAACTAACTCACCTAAGGGAGAGCTCCCAACAGGCAGAGACACGATTCAGACGCCAGCCTATGGCTTCACACACCTTAATCCTAACAACCACCCTCCCACACTCCTCATCACGTTTAATtatggaaaatttggaaacataCAAACAAGCAAATATAAACTACCCATAATTTTACACCCCAGGAATAACTACTCTTAACACTtattagtttccttattttttttcattcatagctacagaaatacataattttttaattcaaGACATGAGCCACACCAAATAAAGTTTATCTTGCCTTTCCAATTACATTATGGGTACTTCCCTAtattaaatgttgttttaaaacattttagtagGTGCATACTCACCTTTATGTTCTGTTaacttaattttttctaattacCAAAGTGATATATGTTCACTGTACAAATTTAGAAGATAGAGTAcagcacagagaagaaaattaaaatcacctgtCATACAAAGATCCAGAGACCATTTTAGTGAATGCTTTTCTATGATGTAGACACATTCCCTCTACCTGCCACACGTACATTTTGATTTGCCACctgattttttcacttaatgtcaCAAACACTCCTCCATgtcatttaagtttcttccagataattattattattatcatttttactgaggaagactagccctgagctaacatctgttgctaatcttcccctttttttgcttgaggaagattagccctgggctaacatctgtgccaatcttcttccactttacatgtgggtcactaccacagcatggctgacaagtgttgtaggtctgtgcctgggacctgaacctgcgaacctgggccaccaaagtgcagcacactgaacttaaccactacaccatggggctggccctccagaacattatttttagtgtttgacatttgcattatttttcattCACACTATTACAAAAAGTGCCACAACAATTATTACGTCTCTTGAAGTTAATCATTACATTCTGGCCTCCTTCTAGGCTTCATCCCGCTGGACCTCTCTATGCCATGACACCATTCTCAAGTGCTCCTTCCTTTCTCTACCTCCAACAACCCTGAAATTTTCCTACTTTGGTTTTTAATACATGACTTTCCCCTGTCTCAGCGGAAAATAGACCTCATTTCTCTAATCCAGTGATTCTCACTCTGGGGGAAATTTCCCCCCAAACTATAAATATGTCTTCTTTCCTCCCATTTCCTTTAACATGCTAACATCTCCAACCCTCTATTCTTCACTCCACACAGTGTGCTGAGTACTCTACCTGGTCAACTGGTTTGAAACACTCATTATGCATGCTTCTGAATCTCTTCTCCCATCTGAGCTCTCAATATACATATTTAGTTGCAAACACTTCACACGTGGCctttccaaaactgaactcattcCTCCCCTACACAATCCTACAACTTGATTATTTCCTGAAATCTCCACCAGCAACCACCAAGCCATCTACATCACTTTGCATCATTCTACACCCCTACTCCTTCACCCTTTACAAATCCAATCCACCCAATCCTGTTAACACGGCCTTTAAGAACGTATCATGTTGAATCCTCACTCACGCGTCCAGCCTGTGCTCTTTATCACAGTagcctcctcactggtctccttgCCTGTTTTGACCCCTTTGAATCATTTCTTCATGCTGCCATGTGCTCTTTTCAAAACACAGTTTTGACCAGATTGTTCcctgcttaaaatatttaaatgactccccacctcctccagaaTAAGACCCAAGCCACTTCTGGCATTATATGAGAACCTCCAGGACCtggcctttccttcccttccagaCTCATTGCCCACCACGCTCATAGTCCACTCCACAATGagtgatttgcattttcccaatacagttctttgttgacatgcttctgggcctttgcacacgcTCATCTCACTGCCTGGAACGCTCTTCTGTTCCTCTGTTATCCTTGCTTAGGCAACACTATTCTGTGAAAACTCTGAGTTCCCCAGACAGTATTACGCTGCCTTCctcattaggattttttttacCTACCAGAGATCTTCCTCCACTTACAATGGGATtatgtcctgataaacccattgtaagttgaaaatatcataaagtGAAAATgtatttgaggggccggccctgcagcCGAGTGGTTGTTTGCGcggtctgctttggtggtccagggttttgccaatttgaatcctgggtgaggacacagcaccgctcatcaagccatgctgaagcagcatcccacatgcctcaactggaaggactcacaactaaaaatacacaactatgtaccggggggctttggggagaaaaaggaaaaacaaaatcttaaaaaaaaaaaaaaaaagaaaatgcatttaatacacctaacctactgaacatcatagcttaacCTAGCCTACCTTATTATGCTGAGAACACTTACAACAGCCCACGGTTGGACGACACCATCTAACACAAGGCCtactttataataaagtgttgaatagctcatgtaatttattgaatcctgtactgaaagtgaaaacagaatggTTACCAGTGTATCGGCTATTTACCTGCATGGCTgtggggctgactgggagctgtggcttcctgccactgcccagcaccaCAAGAGAGGATCGTGCTGCATATTGCAAGCccgggaaaagatcaaaattcaaaatttgaagtacgaTTTCCACTGAATGTGTAGAATTGCAAGCACCATCGTAAGCTGGGGACTGTTTGTATATATATCTACTATGGTACATATCCCATAACACTGTAATCGTTTCCATGTCTGTCTCCCTACTAAATGTGATTATCTTGAGGACAGGACAGTTTGTGCCCTCTTTGTATTTGCAACATCTAGCCATGTTTGGAATATAGCATTACTGGTCAATAATTGAAGGACTGAATGTTGAggtaataaaaaaatacagaatgttAAACTCAGACCACAACTAGGCACAATGAGAATATAAATAGAGGCAAGAGCATTTATGGGGAGTCTCAATATAAAACGGTAGGATGCAAAACATGTGAATATGCAAACATGAACATTTTTATGCCCACAGACATAAAGTATAgagaatatataaaggaaaaatcttcTAACTGCTAGAATTCTGGTGTAAAACTGCAGTCATTGTAACATAGCACATACTCCTGCTTATAAGGCTGGAGAACCTTCTCAAATGTCACATTTCTCATTACTAAAGTAATATACAGTTATATGGGCTCAGACTTGGTGGAATGCAACAAACTACCAtaataaattacataattttagGGATAAAAGGGATCTTAGAGACTTCCCACTTAGTGATCCTGGGCGTGGGAAAAGGATCAGCTGGTGATATATATGTATGAGGGAGGCAGTGTGAGTCAGTCCTCAGGACAAGAACCCATAAGGGAGAGCAACTGGCACATATAATTTGAAAAGCTTGCTGAATATGGTCATCTACAATCCTTCCATGCTTCTCTGCTATCACCAGGATCAAGTCCACATTTCTTAGCATATGACCCCAGGCCACCAACTGCCTCTCTACCATTTCCCCTCTTTCTGCAGTCCAGCTGTACAAAGACCTGTAGTTCCCCAAACGAACTATAGCTCATGGCTCCCCAAATCTTTGTTTAAGTTGCTATCTCTAAGAATGGCATTCATGAATCAAATATTTGAGCACCTATTACATGCTTGGCATTGTGGTAtgtgctggggatacagtggtgatCAAGACAGACACAGTCTCTTTTATGAGTTACCAGGTGCATGGTGGGACCAGTTACTGAGACAGGGCAATTACAAATGGCCTGTCCCCACTGTTCGCCAGGAAAACGCTTAGCTGTCAACCACAGCTCTTGTTCACCTCCTTTGTGTACCACTTCCCAACTCTCTCCTTAACCTAGACAGAACTGGTCATCTTCCTCCTTGAGTCTTTACTGAACTCTCAGTACATTTTCATGACAGCATCTAAAATACTTCATTaggaggccggcccagtggtgcagcggttaagtgcacacgttccgcttcagcggcctggggtccactggttcggatcccaggtacggacatggcaccgcatggtaagccatgctgtggcaggcgtcccacatataaagtagaggaagatgggcatggatgttagctcagggcccgtcttcctcagcaaaaagaggaggattggcagcagttgttagctcagggctaatcttcttcaaaaaagaaaataaataaataaaataaaatacttcattAAACTTGTATTTGGTGTTTCCCCTACAAGACTGTGAACTTCTTGTCTAAGTAGGTAATGTGTCTTATACATTTTTGTATTCCCAGCTCCTTGAAGGAACTGAATCACTGCTTATAGAATGAAAAAACAACTTACTGAATGAAGCCACTTTGTGAACCCTGTGATGGCTCCCCAATATTCACAGGCTAAAGCTCAAACTTCTCCCAATTTGGCCCCAACCCAATGTCTAATCCAGTGGTTTTTAACCCAAGCTGCACATTAAAATAACCGgaggtacttttaaaaaaaatgctgatgCCCAGACACCCCTAGAAATTCTTTGATTTGGTACCTGGGcatcagaattatttttaaaagtacttcaAGTGACTCCTACACGCAGCCAGGGTTGAGTGCTTCTGCTCATTAAGCGGCCTTCCCTACACCATGCTGGAGAAGTATTTACcatcacaaaataaatatactgACACAGCTACTCACCCAGGAGCACAAGACAAAGAACAGCGCAAGTAAGAAGATTCTGGTGAAGTATTTTTCCCCACTGTTTGTTTTCCCTGTCTTAATGTGTACAGCAGCCCTCTCCCGATGGATAGCTAAACAGGCCCCTCCTTATACCTCTCTTTCAACTGCTCTAGACGATCGATTCATTCGACAGACAGTTACTGGGAGCCCACAacgtaccaggcactgttctacagGCTGAGAATACAGCAAGAACAAGGTGGACAAAGAATGTGAACTGAGGGAGCTGACACTCCCTTAAGgaaagacagacaacaaacaaacaagttaAGTTCACTTAGGGACACCACCAGTAGTGTGCTGGGAAATGCTTAACTATGGAGGAGTCCTAATTTATAGCATTTGCCAGTTTCTGTAGTATATATACTCCCACCACAGCAGATTTCAAGCGATCAATATGAACACAGAGTTAGGGAGAGATGTGGAGTCACCATTGCTATACAGGATTTCCACTTTACAGTATGATGACAGCAAACATTGCATAGACAATAGGAAcatttagtaaaataattaggaagtgctgagtttttattacttttgtttttacagAACTTACTTAATTGTAAATTTatataacaatttttaataatggctgtgttttAATAATGAGCTTGCAAACTTCATAGAAATTCAACAATCAGCCTTGAGATCCAGTACAACGCTACTGCAGCACAACAGTGGAAAgagaatacataaagaaagacAATAGACTAACTAATGAGGAAGAGCGATTGGAAAGCTGCTTTAGGTTGAATGGTTGGGGAAGGCCtgtctgaggaggtgatatttgagctgggacttcaataataaaaaaagccAGCAATGTAAAATTCTGGTAAAACAGAGCATACCATACAGAGGGGGCTACGAGCACTCTGAGCACAGACCATACTTACTGTCTCCGAAACAGAAGGCCAGCATGGCTGAAGCCCAGTGAGCAAGATTAGCAAAATCAGAGAGGTAGCAGTTGCCAGGTTATTAGAGTCTTGGAGGACACGGCAAGGAGTCCAGATTTTTCCTTCAGACTCTAACAGGAAGCCATACTTCGAGTCACGGGTACACCAATGATTACCCATCCCCAGTCTTCTTTTCATTCTGTGGTCTCATTGAAAGATTTCAAGCAGACCTCTAGCTTCAGATACAACCTACTTGCTTTGGCTGCCAAATCTGCATCTTTAGGTCAGACCTCCGTCTTCTGCTCTGGCACTATATTTCTAACTCTATCTGGATGTCTCCCAAACACCTTGTGATGTATCTGGTCCATGACATGATAATCCACAAGTTAAAAACCACCAATTTTGGCTCTCATATCTCAAACCAAACACATCCCAAATTGAAATTATTATATTACCCTTACTGAACTTGCTCCCCTCCCCATATTTCCTATTAGCAAAGGCACCATCATCCACCCAGTTGCCAACTGTCCTAAATATCATGCAAACTTGCtcatctcccttctccccagaTTCAGTGCCACTGCCTTACTTCAGGCTTTCATCACTTCTCTGGATTACTGAGATGGCAACCTAATTGGCCTCCACGCTTATGGCATCAGATTCCTTCCCCAACCGGACACTCTTTATATCACCTCCACTTAAGTAAAAGAGGTTATCCACACAAATAACCAAGCCAGAAACCTAATATTCTTCTTAGACTTTCAAAAATATGAATCTGATCATTCTTAAATGGGCCCCTATAAAGTTAAGATTTAAACCTTAAGGCTGTGTAAACACAACATATAAAATTTCttcagaggctggccccgtggcccagggGTCaggttcgtgcgctctgctcCCATGGCCTGGAgtccgccagttcagatcctgggcacggacctgtgcactgctcaccaagccatactgtggtggcatcccacatagaagaactggaatgacttgaaactaggatatacaactgtgtactggggctttgggaagaaagaaaaaaagaggaagattgacaacagacagtagctcaaggccaatcttcctcagcaaaaaaaaaaaaaaatttctttaggaAATATCCTCTACCTACTTCTTCAGTTTCATTTCTCACGTCCCCTTGATTCTACTCTTACCTAACTACGTGGTTCTCCCAAACATACATGCGAGTGGTTTTCTGACATCGATGCCTAGGATAGTCTTCCTTTCCCTCATCTCCCACTCACACCTCAAAAACTCAGCTCAGGTGTCACCTTCTCTTAGAAACTTTCTCCAAGTCAGCAAACAGGTCAGGTGCTCCTTCTCATTTCTCCAACAACATACTGTACATGCTTCAACCACTGCCCTTATCTCACTTAATTGTAATCATTTACTTTTATGACTTTTTTGAAGTTCTTAAAGGCAAGAGCCGGATCTTTAACTTCTATATCTTGGACACTGAGAATGACTAGGACTCCATAAGTACCCATTGCTGCAATGTTTGCTGCCATGAGCACTATCTTCTCTAAAATACTACTCTCAGATTACAGAGAGTGTTGCACAATAACAGTGTGGCTGAGGAAATAAATAAGGACAGCTtgaaatagtaagaaaaaaaagttcaggTGGTCATGAACGTAAAGAATCTACACAGCAATCCTCTTCCCTACATGCCTCTAGGGAAAGGTCCAATATTTCCACCACAGAACCATGGGGTGAGAAGATCAAGGAGAAGAGAGGTTAAAACGGTAAGCCTCAGAGAAGTGGACAATTAATAGCAATTATAAGCACAGAGCTCTCAATAGCAAGGAAACACAAGTTTCCCCATGTTCCAAGGAATACTTatgccccaatttttttttttttaagattggcacctgagctgatatctgtcgccaatcttctttttcttcttctcaaagccccccagtacacagttgtatattctagttgtaggtccttctggctctgctatgtggggcaccacctcaacatggcttgatgagctgtgctaggtctgcgcccaggatccgaactgatgaaaccctgggccaccgaagtggagtgcatgaactgaaccacttggccacagagcctgCCTCCCTGGTGTCAAAATTTGAAGgtagccatatatatatattctcttttgaaatggttttttaaatcttgctcttttgtgttttctgttttgacCTTCCCACacaaattaacatatttaaatcaGAAACTGACACTAACTGCCAGGACAAGATAACATGCTTTTTAAATGCATTCGTTTATTTCCTGCTAAAGTATATAACAATTAAtttatgagttaaaaaaaaagatctgttgCCCCAGGATTGTGCAAACCTGAGAGCTACAAAGCTTCCACCATTAATTTCTTCACAAAAACTGTGAACGACCAACATTCTGTTGGCAAAAAAACCCTGCTGAAATcaagtggggggcgggggggggatgGCCAGTTCGAGAGAGGCTGGATGGCATTGTCTTCCAAAACTACTTGCGAGAAAAGCACAATGACAGATGTAAGCCAAAAACAGGCCATAAAAATTTCCAGAAGTTCCAAATCGTCCTAGATTAAAAACTTAAAGTCTTAGAAACTCTATGCCCACATACAAGCCACATGTTTTTCTCCCAGGAATATCACAGCAGCAAAAGAGCGGGACGGGCAGCTATCTCAGGCTGACTCAGACTCGCCAGTTTCTCACGCTTGCCTAAAAGGTTCGCCCTACACACCCTCGCTAGGGAGGAGAGACTCCATTCCCAGCCTCATTCCTGTGTCAGGGGCTTTCTGACGGCCCAGTGCCTGATGGAGGGAAAGAGTAGGAACGAATGAAAAGGAATCAGAGGATCCATCACCGGTAGAAACTTCTAAAAGcatacacacatttacacacacagcGATACACCGTTGCCTTGGAAACCAAGTCAACCACCCAACCCCTCCTCGGGGGCGTCGGGACCCACGTTTTGGGGCCAGGGGTCGTGGGCTGGAGACAGCCGGGACCGGGAGAAGGGAGTCCTCTCTCGCGGCCCCGCCCCGGGCCTCGTTTCCCTGGGCGCCTACCGAGTAGAGGAGCATGACAGCGCCGGGACTGGTGGAGCCGCCGGAGAAAAAAGAGTTAGATGAACTGGAGGAATCCATGGTGCGGCTGCCGTCCCGGGCCAGGCCTGGAATTCTTTGCTAAGCGGTGATGGTGCTGCTGCTGGGGGCGGTTCTTCCGCGCTGGGAGGCCCGACCTCGCCTAAGACAGTGGCACCCTCTGCGGCCGCTACACAGGACCCCGGGCGCCGCCATCTTAACCAGAACGGAAGCCGCGCGGGGACCTGCGGCGCGCGCGCGCAGCCCCTCGGAACCCGGAAGCGGGGTCTCCACGCGGCTGGAATCCAGGCCGCCTCTGGGCTGTAACGCAGCTGCAGACCCCACGATGGCGCAGGAGCAAGACCTGGGGTCCTCTGCCCCTGCCTGTTCTCAGACACTTCTGGACGCTGTGCTCCAGAACCTCTACGACTTTGGTGAGTGCGAGGCCTGCGGAACCCACGCGAACTGAGGACTGGAGGAGCCGAGGGTCTGCTGGCGCCCTGAACTGGGTCGGTCTCCGCTTTCAGGCTGAAGGTTCTTGTAGGCCGAGCATCCCTCAGCTCGTCCAACCTGGCTCCGATAATGGGTCCAGCACACACCTCCGTCTGAGATCACCCTTCTCCCGCCCCCACGATCGGGCTGTGTCGAGTTATTCTTTATGAGTCGAACTTCCTAGCTCCTGTGGGGACCAACCTAGTTGCTTGTTGGAAGCACCAGGGCTTTCAGACTTAACAGGAGTGATGCACACAGGACCTTGGTCTCTCGAAATAGCCCACCTTTTCGCTTTTCCCGGACCTCTGGGAAGCCCCCTCACCCCGCGCCTCCCCCAGAGACCCGCCTGACCCTGGTGCGTTGGTGCCACCTTGTCACGTTGGGGCCTCATCCTTCACTCCTTCGCCAAGGACTTCAGAGGACGTTTTCACACGAAGCTTTCACGACCGTTTCTTTCTATAAGTTGGCCGACCTAtgctctctttcctttattttgatgggagaaagaaaaagtaaacatgcTTATCATTAAAGGTGGACAACCGCCTGGCACTTCAGTAGGAAGACAGTTCCACACACTCTGAAGAACTTGTCTTAGAGAAGGTGACATCCCTTGTTCATGCACCAAAGATAATCATTAGGTGTTAGTGCCTTGACGGACCAAGCATATTTCTTAAATTCGTAGTGTGGTTTTgcaaaagcaattttattttggAGTCATTGCTGAAAATTCTAAGCTCACTTAAATAGTAAAAATGGTAGCTAAGAAGTATGGACAATTTACCATATAGTCCATACTTTTCATGTATtcacttatttaattttcacaacccTGTGAAATAGCTATTGCCATTAATCCCGTTATTACAAATGTAGAGACAAGTGCTAGAGGGTAAAAAACATTCTCAAGTTTACCTAGTTTACTCAAGTTTACTTATACTGGGAGCTCTGAAGGCATGGGCCGTGTCTACTCATTTTTATATCCCTAATGCCAAAGTTTAGTTGACTCTTaacatgtttattgaataaaagaCTAAGCAAATAGAAGCAAACATAAGTGATCAGCTGATATTTAGAGGACTCTGTGATATTTGTACTGTAGGTGAGTAATGAGGCCTAGAATTTTTGTCAGAATCTTCAGGTGACTGGTCGGAGTGTGAACAGGTGAAACAGAAGATCATGGGGATTTAGTAAAAAATAAGGgcactcaggggctggccctgtgactgagtggttaagttcgtgcgctcccgtacaggcagtccagtgtttcgttggttcgaatcctgggcgcagacatggcactgctcatcaaaccacactgaggcagcgtcccacatgccacaactagaaggacccacaacgaagaatatacaactatgtaccggggggctttggggagaaaaaggaagaaaaaaaaataaggacacTCACATTAAGCCAATTGTCTTAggttcattttaatttataactgaaagaaaataggaaaattgtAATACTTACCTGTAACCCTAGAAAGGGTTAAAAAGAAACATTGGCTGCAGTGGCATACATTTTCAGTACAAAGCATGAGACAGCTGGCATTACCAGTCCCTGGAACTATTGCCATGGTGGCACTTTTAGTAAAGAGAAAGGTGAAGACTAAAGTAACTGTGCTAATAAGAGTCAAAGACATAAATATAGTTACTTAGGAAAACGTGGCTGCGTTTTGGATTCTATAAATTGTGCAAATGCAACTCTATTTGAAGaaaaacagtttttttctttgtgtatatCCCTGGGTGTTTATAGCTGTGACATATGCATAAGTGCATTCATATGATTTGATATTGGTGATAGctaaaacccaaaatatttatttttccttcttgtgttCAAACaggagagacagaagaggaagcagaacagaaaaggatcagaaagaaaagggaaaacaagaaGAGAGATGAGGGGACTTCAGTGGCCTTGGCAGCAGAGCCAGCTCCCCAACTCAGTTCTCTTGTAAGAGGCCAGAGGAAGAGTGCTTCCAGCTTCTTCAAGGAACTCAGAGAAGAGCTGCAATGTGCTCCTGCTGTGACCTCCACCGGTTCCCCTTTAGGACCAGAAGTTCCTAGTGCTTCAGTGTCTCCTCCCCTGAAGAAGAACAGAGAGCGAGTACAAGTGGTAGAatttcacagcagaaataaaaaaagaaaacagaagccagaTCAAGAGGAGAACAGAAAGGTAACGAGCTGGTTAGTTTATGTTTATGGTGAAAACCCAGATATTGTAATGTTAGGTGAATATCTTTATAGATTGTCAGGAGTCCCCAAATCCTTAGGCTCAAGGATTTGCTAAAAGCACTCACAGGATTTGGAACTCAGCGTGTAAGTAATCTTTATCACAGTTACGATTTATTACAGCAAAGGGATACACAGTAAAATTGGCAAAGGGAAAAGGTGTGTGGGGCGAAGCCTGGAGGAAGCCAAGTGTAGGCATCCACCTGTCCCCTCCCAGTGGAGTTGCATGGGATGTGCTTAATTTCCCCAGCCATGATGTGTGACAGCATGTGCGAAGTGTTGCCACCCAGCGAAGCCTGCCCCAGCCTGGATGTCCCTGGTT
This is a stretch of genomic DNA from Equus caballus isolate H_3958 breed thoroughbred chromosome 1, TB-T2T, whole genome shotgun sequence. It encodes these proteins:
- the C1H1orf131 gene encoding uncharacterized protein C1orf131 homolog, with protein sequence MVLLLGAVLPRWEARPRLRQWHPLRPLHRTPGAAILTRTEAARGPAARARSPSEPGSGVSTRLESRPPLGCNAAADPTMAQEQDLGSSAPACSQTLLDAVLQNLYDFGETEEEAEQKRIRKKRENKKRDEGTSVALAAEPAPQLSSLVRGQRKSASSFFKELREELQCAPAVTSTGSPLGPEVPSASVSPPLKKNRERVQVVEFHSRNKKRKQKPDQEENRKTKTSILEKDVDIQEFNLEKARLEVHRFGITGYGKGKERVLEQERAIMLGAKPPKNSYVNYKVLQEQIKEKKAAKEEEKRRAQDTDIFKKKKRKGQEDRKSKRKKSAPSIFSSGRTGQIGKFKNGTLILSRVDIKKINSSRVPK